Within the Salmo salar chromosome ssa12, Ssal_v3.1, whole genome shotgun sequence genome, the region GGCGCACAGGAAGTTTACAGCTTCCCTACGCCTATACATACCTGTCTAATACAAAATATATCTTACCTCATAGGGTAGTCTAATTACACTACACATTAGGCCTATATGAAAAGCACTCTAGTCCTCTTTAGGTATCAAAAATGCTTTTGTCTTGTATATGAGGTTAAATGGAGTAAAGCATAATTTTGATGCTGCAGACCTCCAGTGCCAGGAGACATGTTATCTGATGTGGGAGAGTGGTCATGCCAACTGTGTCTTCATCATCCTCATTAAAAACACAGGCATTATGCCATGTCTGTTATGTGTCTCTTACAAAGCAATAGGGAAGTATTGAGCAGCTGTGCAATTAAGCTACTCCGGGTCATTCTTTAGACCTACATTGATCTTCTCAAATTGATAGTATTTGTGATaactgagtcaatgtgtacaATAGTATATTTTAGTTCCCACATTGTAATTGCTGAGAGTGATCTACATTTACTTTATTTTCCTACCACCTGCTGGTACATCTGCATTACTGCAGACAGCAATCAGATTGCAACTAATCACATCTACCAGCCGGCTATTTCAGTAGCAATTGAGACTGGGAATGAGGTTAGACTGCAACTCAGATTTCAAGAGACGTCCACAGATCTCTTTTACAGTGATCCTGCCGTAGTCATTCAACAGTCTTGATACAATAATCTTAATCCAGCCACCTATCACTGTGAAATGATGTTCAGTTTACAATGTGCACTTATATCCACATATGGTCAAAAGTACCTGAGACTGCATACTATTTAGAAGGCACACAAAGGTCTAGTTCCAGAGGAGATTACCTGGGATGAGAAATGTATGCCTACATTTATTGATGCGAGTGGAAATCAGCCATGCAGTGTGGAGCTGAACTCCTGTGCCCAATGAGTCCTGGTGTCACTAATCAGATGTTGACCAGTACTGTAAAAGCACAGTAACCTCAGTGTCCACATTGGTTCTCTATAAACAGGTTTATTCAAATTATAATCTTTACATGACCTAAAACCACTCTGAAGCAAAACATTTCATCCATGTGTGTGATGGACATGCAGAACAGAAGCAAAAATTACAATAAAGATAGCTTTTTACTGTTTTTATTGTTGTTGGAGGCTCTAATACAATATGAATCATAAGCTTTACAAAATTAAAACAAAATACAACAAAAgattcccccccccaaaacagaAACTGTCAAAAGCTTCCGTCAAGACGCAAAAAGACAAACTGTGAACCCCAACATAGACaagggtgaaagagagaaagagacaaaagggagggagagagacagagggatgcaaATCGTAATGTTATACACAGtgtaggagggggggaggggggggggttaatgaCATGAGTATACACAGTGAATTTAACAGTCCATCCCCATGTTTTAGCAGTCTACATCTCCATCTAGCCATCCCAAGATCCCATGCTCCCACAGACTCTCAACGCATGTGGATAGAGTGGGACAAAGAGCAAACCGTTGACCAATCCTTACAATAGATCGAGAGACACCCTCTCCCATTCCGTTCCCGCCAATACATCACTCAGAAAATTGACAGTTATATTGACAGCTATATTTCCATACAGATATATAAGGTGGTGGCATAGACACTTTGATATAATGGGTGCAAGTAATAAAATGTTGGTAAAAATGTAATGTTTGAATGCCCAGCCTTCCCCATCTACAGAACAGTCCGTCAACCCTGTCCCTTAACCAGAGGATAGGAGAGCTGATGTCACTCATTCAAAACTGACTCAGCTGTGAGAGCGCTATAGGGATAAAAACATTGCCGTCACACTAAGATTATCATTAACCGTCATAATACTATCATAATATTCATAACAcaagtcagagagagtgagaaggtgAATGGCTTCATAGAGAATGAGATGCCTCAAAACAATGCGtgcaaatgaaaaaaaaattcagaaaaaaaatgaataaaaagctAAGCATTTTTCTCCTTTTTTTTGTTTTCCACAAATGAACAAGTACGCAGCACTGAAACAGGCAtacagggatggaaggagagatacAAACAGAAAAAATATGgcgggagaggtggagaggaacagacagagagaaagagacagaaaaaaaataacaatagcatCTCTAGCTTTGCTGTTTGCGTTTAAGTGCCACCATCAGGTCGTTCTTCAGAGCCTCCTGCTTCGATTTGTCAGCCAGGGTCTGAACACTCCtatcaggggagagagggagggaggagtgagtgGGGCAGATTAAATATACAATAGATTACAAAATCAACCCAACACCTACCCCATAACCACTTCTGTAGAATGTTTATTTTTCATCTAAGCAATATGATAAAAGTTCCACTCAGTCTCACAGATGCTAAGGTGAGGCAAGTACCATAAAACGATCCAATAGTTTCAGATATACAGGAGTGCCAAGGGGAACAGGGGTCAATTTGAAACTCAGGAATAGATGTAGTAGCAGTGAGTTTGTCAGAAAGCAAATAAGGTACCTAGGTACAAGGTATATGCAGGTTCCATGAAGTTGAATTTaagattattattgttatttttacccccttttttcgatctcgtctcatcgctgcaactccccaaaagGCTCGGGAagcgaaggttgagtcatgcatctgccgaaacatgacccgccaaaccgcgcttcttaacacccacccgcttaaccccgaagccagccacaccagttTCGAATGAAACACCATTCACCAGACGACAGAGGTCAGCCAGCAGACCTTTTTAAAGCCACTTGGAATGCAATTTAATACCAATTATTAAGGTCTGCTTGCACCACACACCTGCTAATATTCCTCTCCAGAAATGAGCCCATTTTGGCAAAAAGGAATATTTTCACCaaaggctatagcctacatgGATCATATTATCAGGCAGGTGTGCTATTTTAGCAATGAACATTCTCCTCCAGCCTAAGGGATGTAGTACCATAGCGGCTAAGCTACCGATGGCTGAAACATGGTGTTGCCCATCTGCATTTGTTTAGGCTACCCCAATGGGCTAATCGTTAGATAGATCACAAACTAAGTGTTCAGAATTCTGGCTTCAATACCAGCTTAGTACAATGATACTCAATACCACTTTGAAAAAGTGCCAAAGTCAAATATACAGCACTGTTATTGTATAAAACAGAGTCAACACTCCATTGCGCTAGGTCACCAGGTGTACAGGCTTAGTGTTTATCAACTTGTATAGGCTACCTTGCGCTCTCTATCTCTGGCAATGTCCCGACTCTCACACGCAGAGGAGCACGTGGTTAGATctctaacatcttcaaagtgctCCTGGAGCATTATTTGATGTtccatttttttctatttttttcccccttcgtAGTGGCAACAATTAAGCAGTGACACAATATAAAACTGAAACACTGTAGTCATGTCCACCGTAGTTGGTAAGAACTTTGAAAACGGAAATTTATACATTTTAAGACTTAAGGCCTTTAAATCAGATACATTAATTCAAGACAAAGACTTAAGGACCCGTGGACACCCTGTAGAAAGCCTGATAAACACAGATGGAAAAACAGCTAATTAATTTTGAAACACAATAAGCGGTGAGGATGTCACACTGTCTTTCACTGTTAAGAGGAGGTGCAATCAATGTTAAATGTTTAGACAGGTAAGTTAATCTAGGGCTCTTCCTCATGCAACTCCATGTTGGAacagctgcaacaaacactcctTGAGAAAACGTCAGGGGGTTGCAACTGTCTGAGAAACCACTCATTCACCACAAACAAAACCACACCATGCCACTACATTACTTGCCCAATCTCTctcacacgcaggcacacacactccaatgccacagacacacacagcctgttGTCCCATGCCAGACGATACCTCTGGCCCTAGTCAATGAAGATCTGGCGCTGGGTGAGGACCTGAGACAGCTCCTTCTGGAGCTGCCGGTACTTTTGGTTATCAGGCAAAGAGTCAATAGATCTAAAGCACAGTGGAGAGGGGGCAGGAggtagaggaaggggagagggagggaagaagaggagagggacaggcagACAAATGAAGGACAAGTGAATATAGAGCAGAGATGAAGgacagcaggaggagaggagatagtgGGATGAAAGAGGGAACAGGAAGAAAATGGGATTGAATAGGGGAAATGGAAATAAAACAGGGTTGGAATTGTAGAACTGAAAAACACAGAAAATGACAAGGGAACCAGATAACACAATATGGCAGAGAAAAATGAGGGAAAATCCCCATTAACAGATACAGCCATGGGTAAAAAGGAGTACGAAggaactcccgagtggcgcagcggtctaaggcacagccggccatgaccgggggacccatgaggcggcacacaattggttcagcatcgtccgggttaggggagggtttgaccggaCGGTCTTTCCTTGTCACATCGCGCTCTAGCTACTCCTTGTGGCTGgcaggcgcctgcaagctgacttcagtcgccagctggacggtgtttcctccgacacattggtgcggctggcttctgggttaagcgagcagtgtgtcgaGAAgcaggatgcatggctctcgaccttcgcctctccggaGTCCATAGGGGAATTGCAGCAataggacaagactaactaccaattggatatcacaaaattgtggAGAAAATGGGGTAAAAGTACAACAACAAACAAGAGTATGGGTGAAAGAGGTCAAACAAAAAATGCAGTAGATGAGTATCAAAACCAGGGATGGGCAAATGATGCGGCCCGCGGCACCTCTTTTGAAGGCCCTCGGATCAATCCCCCccagaaaaaaaaaacaggaacTCTGATTTCAATTTACTGTTTCAAATTAGAATCGTTTTTTATTTGGTTGTACATCAGAAGTTTTAGTTTTGTTATGTCAGTCaactagccatgtcagctaaccatTTTATGATTGCTAAGTTAAGTTTATATAGCTGACCGATAAACTGTCATCATGGTGAAATTACCAGCCAGGGGGCCCCTATTGATTTTGCTAGTCAGTGTCAATCAGATATcatatgaaaaaaaaaatctctccaccctatggcaaaatgtgtggaaTTGCACAGAATGAACTCTAAAAAAATGATATTATCCGCTGTCAAGTGGGGGCCACTAAGATGTTTTGCTCGCAATGTGGGGCCCCTCGATGAGTTCAGATTGTGGTTCGCACCCCCATcgaagttgcccatccctgatcaaAACTGgtgtatcatgggtaaattgtgagactgactgatctacaaataatattgaTTAGCTATTAAGGatacaaggtgatttgtagatcagtcaatcTCAACTCGCCTTTAAAGGTAGCTGTAATGTCGAATGCGCACACTGACTTTCTACcaatgtgacgtgtgtgtgtgcccctgcaTACCTCAAGCCATTGACGATGTCCTTGGTCTTCCCAAAGTAGATCTCATTGAGAGTGGAGCGAATTTTATTCTCCATATCCTGAGGTTACAAAGTCATTCACATACAAACATTAATCTTGTGATATCAATATACTGCAGTCATTTTACTGTAACTAAACACagtattactgtatacattaaagTATTACTTGGTTCACAGGGGTTTACTGTATAATTATTTCAGCTAAGGAATCCATGTGAACCACCATGTGCGTAACTCTATatgtcagtgagtgagtgtgtataagGGCATGCATGTATAAGGTGTAGTTCTGCCCACCTCCACCAGGCGGCCAATGTTGGCAATGTGTGGGGAGGACTCTCCAACTGTCTCGTCTTTCTCCATCTGGAAGGAAAAGATAGGGATGAGGGTATTGTAAAGTCCAGTACAGTAGTAGTGGAGATATGAATGTTGCAACAAGTAAACCAAGAGACACAGATCACAAAAGCATGCGGACAACCCCCCCACCACAGTATGTAgacaaaaaaattaaattaaataaaaaatgctacaatttcaaatattttactgagttacagttcataaggaaatcagtcaatttaaataaaatgcattaggccctaatctacagatttcacatgactgggaatacagacctGCACCGGTCACAGATagcttaattattattattttttcaaaAAGTAGGGCCGTGGAtcaaaaaccagtcagtatctggtgtgaccaccatttgcctaatGCAGCGCAACATATCCTtcacagagttgatcaggctgttgattgtggcctgtggaatgttgtcccactccccttCAATGACTGTAAAGTTTCtcgatattggcgggaactggaacacactgtcgtacacttCCATCCAAAGCATCCCAAACCTGTTCAATGggttacatgtctggtgagtatgcaggccatggaagaagaaacattttcagcttccaggaattgtggggccttgcattatgctgaaacatgaggtgatggcggcataTGAATggaacgacaatgggcctcaggatcttgcgACGGTatctgtacattcaaattgccattgaaagaatgcaattgtgtttgttgtccgtagcttatgcctgcccataccataaccccactaccatggagcactctgttcactctgttgacatcagcaaaccgctctcccacacaacaccatatgtcctctgcccggtacagttgacactgggattcatccgtgaagagcacacttctctagCATGCCAGTGGCTATCGAAGGTGAGCATCTTCCCACTGAAGTCAGTAACGaaaccaaactgcagtcaggtcaagaccctgggaaagatgacgagcatgcagataagcttccctgagatgttttctgacagtttgagcagaaATTCCTTGggtgtgcaaacccagtttcctTAGCTGTCCTGGTGGccgacaatcccgcaggtgaagccgccggatgtggaggtcctgagctgccgtggttacacgtggtctgcggttgtgaggccaggtggaggtactaccaaattctctaaaatgacgttggaggtggcttgtggtagagaaatgaaaattgaattctctggcaacagctctggttgacattcctgcaatcagcatgccaattgcacgctccctatgaaagtttgagacatctgtggcattgtgttgacaCAAAACTGCACATACGatattagagtggccttttgtccccagcacaaggtgcacctgtgtaatgaacactgatgatgctgtcaggtggatgggttaacttgacaaaggagaaatgctcactaatgcacaatatttgagagaaataatatttttgtgcataaggaacatttctgggatcttttatttcaacccatgcaacatgggaccaacactttacatgttgcgtttatatttttgttcagtctaaGCACCTGTCTTGTCAGACTGCCACCCAGGTTCATGGTTCCGGACCCGGTCTTGGTCGTCTGGAGCCACAGCATGACAGTGGAGGTGAGTTTGTAGTGAGCGGTCCGTCCGCTGGACTTCTCCTGCACCTCCACCACATGGATGGAGTCCCAGCAGCCTTTGATCTTCTTGGAGCCGTCTCCGGCCTTCTTGATGAGGATGACCCCGGCGAAGCCATGATCCAAGTCCCACAGGTATACAGAGGAAACACCGCCCTCAAAATACCTAACAAACACAGAGGGCATGCATAATAAGACTGTCATTGGTGGTTTTATCAGGTTATTTCTTTGCGTCATAGACGTGGTATATCATCTGACATACAAAAGGTTGGAATGCTGTTTTGGCCAATCAACATTGAGGATCCCAACTTTCCGTTTTATAATGTGTTAATGATATTACTATGGTAGAATGAGAGGCAAACGTCTCTGTACTGGTTTGCTGGTAACAGTGgtggcctactggtattaacagGTCTCTGTACTGGTTTGATGGTAACAGTGgtggcctactggtattaacagGTCTCTGTACTGGTTTGCTGGTAACAGTGgtggcctactggtattaacagGTCTCTGTACTGGTTTGATGGTAACAGTGgtggcctactggtattaacagGTCTCTGAACTGGTTTGATGGTAACAGTGgtggcctactggtattaacagGTCTCTGTACTGGTTTGATGGTAACAGTGgtggcctactggtattaacagGTCTCTGTACTGGTTTGATGGTAACAGTGgtggcctactggtattaacagGTCTCTGTACTGGTTTGATGGTAACAGTGgtggcctactggtattaacagGTCTCTGTACTGGTTTGATAGTAACACTGGTGGACTACTATTACTCACAGGTCTCTGTACTGGTTTGATAGTAACACTGGTGGACTACTATTACTCACAGGTCTCTGTACTGGTTTGATAGTAACACTAGTGGACTACTATTACTCACAGGTCTCTGTACTGGTTTGATAGTAACACTAGTGGACTACTATTACTCACAGGTCTCTGTACTGGTTTGATAGTAACACTAGTGGACTACTATTACTCACAGGTCTCTGTACTGGTTTGATAGTAACACTAGTGGACTACTATTACTCACAGGTCTCTGTACTGGTTTGATAGTAAAACTAGTGGACTACTATTACTCACAGGTCTCTGTACTGGTTTGATAGTAACACTAGTGGACTACTATTACTCACAGGTCTCTGTACTGGTTTGATAGTAACACTAGTGGACTACTATTACTCACAGGTCTCTGTACTGGTTTGATAGTAACACTAGTGGACTACTATTACTCACAGGTCTCTGTACTGGTTTGATAGTAACACTAGTGGACTACTATTACTCACAGGTCTCTGTACTGGTTTGATAGTAACACTAGTGGACTACTATTACTCACAGGTCTCTGTACTGGTTTGATAGTAACACTAGTGGACTACTATTACTCACAGGTCTCTGTACTGGTCGAAAGCATTGTTGGCCTCAACCTCTAGTTTGCGCAGGCGGGCAGACGGCATGGCACCATCGTCGATGGGAGGCTCATACTTATTACTCCATGGGGATCTGAGAAACAAGAACACAAGAATGAGCAAGACTAAATCCAAATCAAGGGTTGTCGCTCTGTATCATCTGTGTGCGTGGTCATATTTCCATGTTTGACAAACAAATAATTCTAAGTAATTGTTATATACCAGGCATGGTTCCTGATGACATTGATATGTGGGAAAGAAAGGACAGCGGTAAAAGAGGAGCTGCAGGCTGTCAGGTCTTACCTGTAGGAGTCACCATCTCTGTTGTAGTCACAGAGCAGGTAGTCTTTCCCCACCACTTTGTCCCGGGCGATCTTCAGAGGCTGGTCCACAGAGGAGAGCAGGTCCTCACATAGACTGGGCAcctggacacacagagagagagagagagagagagagagagatagccttCACGACATGTTccaacaacacactacaacaaCACACTTTCGATAGTATTCTACatgctcacacaaacacactttcaaCAAGAAACTTACACACAAAGCTTCTCGCAAACTTACATGCAAATATTCAAATGTTCTCCAAAACATTTACTAAAATAAGTCTCTCGCTTTCAACTATATTTCCAAAAAGCACTTTTTTTGAGCATAGTGTACAATATCATACACAAAACTGTTTATTTAAACAGGTACCATAGTAACTTACGAACAACCAATTTCATATACAGCTAATATGATTTGAAACCTATCAATATGTATTTGTGCATCAACCCACTAAAAGCCCATTTAAGCTAAATAGAGCAATGACTCACATAGTTTGAGTCTTGAATTTAGTCTGACTACTGATTACAAGGGTGTGTGTCTAGGGTGGTGGTGCTGGGGGTAGCAGGAAGTAAATTTACTAAAAGAGCGTTGTCTTTGGCAATTCAATCCACCTTTAACAGTTGCCAACTATGCTGGGCTAGACaataggggtagagagagggcatAATGTGCGTGAGAAACAGATGAGGCAGGGAGACAAGAGAATGCAGGCATATGATATCCTTGAATCAATATGAGGGGGAAATAAGGTTAagctgtttttttccctcattccGCCTCCTTGCTAAGTGGGAAatgagagcgggagggagaggagggaaagaattTGAAGGGATATCAATGGGTCTCAGGGGATAAAGAGGTACAAATAACTTCTCAGAGTGACATGGACCCCCCCCCTTCCTACCTACTCCTTAatcagaacacacagacacaatgccTTC harbors:
- the capzb gene encoding F-actin-capping protein subunit beta isoform X2 — its product is MNDQQLDCALDLMRRLPPQQIEKNLSDLIDLVPSLCEDLLSSVDQPLKIARDKVVGKDYLLCDYNRDGDSYRSPWSNKYEPPIDDGAMPSARLRKLEVEANNAFDQYRDLYFEGGVSSVYLWDLDHGFAGVILIKKAGDGSKKIKGCWDSIHVVEVQEKSSGRTAHYKLTSTVMLWLQTTKTGSGTMNLGGSLTRQMEKDETVGESSPHIANIGRLVEDMENKIRSTLNEIYFGKTKDIVNGLRSVQTLADKSKQEALKNDLMVALKRKQQS
- the capzb gene encoding F-actin-capping protein subunit beta isoform X1 — its product is MNDQQLDCALDLMRRLPPQQIEKNLSDLIDLVPSLCEDLLSSVDQPLKIARDKVVGKDYLLCDYNRDGDSYRSPWSNKYEPPIDDGAMPSARLRKLEVEANNAFDQYRDLYFEGGVSSVYLWDLDHGFAGVILIKKAGDGSKKIKGCWDSIHVVEVQEKSSGRTAHYKLTSTVMLWLQTTKTGSGTMNLGGSLTRQMEKDETVGESSPHIANIGRLVEDMENKIRSTLNEIYFGKTKDIVNGLRSIDSLPDNQKYRQLQKELSQVLTQRQIFID